The proteins below come from a single Zhouia spongiae genomic window:
- the ccoG gene encoding cytochrome c oxidase accessory protein CcoG, whose translation MAQNTENKEAFRDSIGTVTKEGKRAWVFPKKPSGNYYKYRKYVSYFLLAFLLLAPFIKINGNQFLLFNVLERRFNIFGLPFWPQDFYLFVISMIIGVIFITLFTVSFGRIFCGWICPQTIFMEMVFRRIEYWIDGDRGAQIRLAKQPWNAEKIRKRGLKWSIFFFISFIIANIFLAYLIGSDQLIRYILEGPGNHSSTLVSLTIFTGVFYFIFAWFREQVCIIACPYGRLQGVLLDNKSVVVAYDYKRGEAENGRKKFRKNEDRNALGHGDCIDCSQCVHVCPTGIDIRNGTQLECVNCTACIDACDHIMESVGYPKGLIRYASIDNIEKKARFTFTPRMKGYVAVLTILTGLLIGMLFLRNDVEASVLRLPGQLYEHKGDYIISNVYTYKVINKTVKDIEDVQIKLLSPKGEIKSVGNKTFIIPKEGLAEGTLFIEIDKGLLDNDKTKVKLGIYSGDTLIETTSATFLGPRSYR comes from the coding sequence ATGGCCCAGAATACCGAAAATAAAGAAGCTTTCAGAGATTCCATTGGAACCGTCACCAAAGAGGGTAAACGCGCATGGGTTTTCCCTAAAAAACCGAGTGGAAACTATTATAAGTACAGAAAATATGTCAGTTACTTCCTTTTGGCTTTTTTACTCCTTGCTCCTTTTATAAAGATAAACGGGAACCAGTTTTTACTGTTTAATGTTCTCGAAAGGAGGTTTAATATTTTCGGACTCCCGTTCTGGCCTCAGGATTTCTATCTGTTTGTAATATCGATGATCATCGGGGTAATATTTATCACACTCTTTACGGTATCCTTCGGAAGGATCTTCTGCGGGTGGATATGCCCCCAAACCATTTTCATGGAAATGGTTTTCAGAAGGATCGAATACTGGATCGATGGCGACCGCGGTGCTCAAATACGTTTGGCCAAACAACCATGGAATGCTGAAAAAATCAGAAAGAGGGGACTAAAATGGAGCATCTTTTTCTTTATTTCTTTTATCATAGCCAATATATTCCTGGCTTATCTGATAGGCAGTGATCAACTTATACGGTATATCCTTGAAGGCCCCGGGAACCATTCAAGTACTTTGGTCTCTTTAACAATCTTCACCGGTGTATTCTATTTCATCTTTGCCTGGTTTAGAGAACAAGTGTGTATCATTGCTTGTCCTTATGGCAGGCTGCAAGGTGTTTTATTAGACAACAAATCTGTAGTCGTTGCATATGATTACAAACGCGGGGAAGCAGAAAACGGAAGAAAAAAATTCAGGAAAAATGAAGACCGAAATGCTTTAGGCCACGGCGATTGTATAGACTGCTCGCAATGCGTTCATGTATGCCCTACGGGGATAGATATCAGAAACGGAACTCAGCTGGAGTGTGTGAATTGTACCGCCTGTATCGATGCCTGTGACCACATTATGGAAAGCGTCGGTTATCCTAAAGGACTGATTCGTTATGCAAGTATTGATAATATTGAAAAGAAAGCGCGTTTTACATTCACTCCGCGGATGAAAGGTTATGTGGCCGTATTAACCATTTTAACAGGATTATTGATTGGGATGCTATTCTTGCGTAACGATGTCGAAGCCTCTGTCCTGAGATTACCCGGACAATTATACGAGCATAAAGGAGATTATATCATCAGCAATGTGTATACCTATAAGGTCATTAATAAAACGGTAAAAGACATTGAAGACGTTCAAATTAAACTGTTATCTCCTAAAGGAGAAATTAAATCTGTAGGCAATAAAACATTTATTATACCTAAGGAAGGATTGGCCGAGGGCACTTTATTTATAGAAATAGACAAAGGTTTACTCGATAATGACAAGACGAAAGTTAAGCTGGGCATCTACAGCGGAGACACTTTGATAGAAACCACAAGTGCTACTTTTTTAGGTCCTAGAAGCTACAGATAG
- a CDS encoding FixH family protein, giving the protein MKFNWGTGIVIAFALFIAFIMYMVITMSTDKKYDHDLVTDEYYKKELSFQDKLDKEQQTLNAGYDISIKKNEKGLLISFPGQINDSEITGKVFLYRPSNKQLDFEIPFSTSNHLLLIPDNRLLDGRWNIEVDWKYNDSSYLNKKEITY; this is encoded by the coding sequence ATGAAATTTAATTGGGGAACAGGAATCGTAATTGCATTTGCTTTGTTTATAGCATTCATCATGTATATGGTAATTACGATGAGTACGGACAAAAAATATGACCACGATCTGGTTACAGATGAGTATTATAAAAAAGAGTTGTCCTTTCAAGACAAACTGGACAAAGAGCAACAAACCCTTAATGCCGGTTACGACATCTCGATAAAAAAGAATGAAAAAGGGTTATTAATATCGTTCCCCGGTCAAATTAATGATTCAGAAATTACAGGAAAAGTGTTCCTATACAGGCCATCTAATAAACAATTGGATTTTGAAATCCCATTTTCTACATCCAATCATCTATTGCTCATACCTGACAACCGTTTGTTAGATGGCCGCTGGAACATTGAAGTAGACTGGAAATATAATGACTCTTCTTATTTAAACAAAAAAGAAATAACGTATTAA